The sequence AGATCAAATAATTCCTTCATGTTTGCTTATTGGTTAATAGTTATTTGGATAGGGTGTTATTTGCTAAAACGTCCACTGCTATCAGCATTGTCAAGCGGCCTTAGGGACTGTCGCACTCCGTCCCCTTACTTCATATCGGTTACAGCCACTTTGTCCATATCGCCATAATCAAGGTTTTCGCCCGCCATACCCCAGATAAAGGTATAGTTTGAAGTACCTGAACCTGCGTGGATAGACCAAGCTGGAGATAGCACTGCCTCATGGTTCTTCATCCAGATATGACGTGTTTCATGCGGCTGTCCCATATAGTGGCACACAGCTGCTGTTTCGGCAAGATCAAAATAGAAATAGGCCTCCATACGTCTGTCATGCGTATGTGCCGGCATGGTATTCCATACACTTCCTGGCTTAAGTTGGGTCATGCCCATCTGCAACTGGCAGGATTTTACGACACTGTTTACGATCAGCTTGTTGATCACGCGATGATTGGACTCTTCCATGGATCCGAGTTCTACTTTTTCGGCATCTTCCAGTCCTACCTTTTTGGTGGGATATGAAGTGTGCGCTGGCGCAGAATTGAAGTACAAGAATGCCTGGCCTTCTGAGGATGGATTAAAAATCACCTCTTTTACACCACGTCCCACATAAAGCGCTTCCCGCGTATTTAATTTATGATCGGTACCATCTACGGTAATCAAGGTAGGGGCACCTACATTGATCACACCTAGCTCACGACGCTCCAAGAAGTAGTCGGCTTTTAGCTGATCTACGGTTTCCAGCTCCAAGGCTTTGTTTACAGGTGCAATTCCGCCAACAATATAGCGGTCAAACATGGAATAAACGCCGGTGATCTTATCGTCCTGAAAGATATTCTCAAGTAAAAAATGATCCCTTAGCTTTTGGGTGTCATAGCTCTTGACATCATCAGGATGTGCTCCGTATCTGGTTACGATGTTCGTATGCATGTTAATTGTTTATTTATATAATTAGAAAATAATTTTTTCACTTTTATGTAGCTTGTGCAATCGATTACCCAAGTGACCAAAACAATCTTTTTCATTTTCCTATATCCCTTTTCAGCTTATCCGCAAAAAGAATAGAGAAACAAGCAATAATGCAATTGTCCAGCATGGGCCTGCTATTTTTGCGTCTCTGGAAAACAAAACTAACATATTTCGCGAGAAAAGAAACCCACACAGTC comes from Echinicola vietnamensis DSM 17526 and encodes:
- the kduI gene encoding 5-dehydro-4-deoxy-D-glucuronate isomerase, whose translation is MHTNIVTRYGAHPDDVKSYDTQKLRDHFLLENIFQDDKITGVYSMFDRYIVGGIAPVNKALELETVDQLKADYFLERRELGVINVGAPTLITVDGTDHKLNTREALYVGRGVKEVIFNPSSEGQAFLYFNSAPAHTSYPTKKVGLEDAEKVELGSMEESNHRVINKLIVNSVVKSCQLQMGMTQLKPGSVWNTMPAHTHDRRMEAYFYFDLAETAAVCHYMGQPHETRHIWMKNHEAVLSPAWSIHAGSGTSNYTFIWGMAGENLDYGDMDKVAVTDMK